The Mycoplasmopsis gallinacea genome includes a window with the following:
- a CDS encoding MGA_1079 family surface serine endopeptidase has protein sequence MNKNKKILIVSAATGAAGVIGLTTGLFFGLRKKQAPENKSENNPFENLSISFDYPNKENTLTSQALVEKVMATISNNTLGAKLAYLGISDIADDFITLSYQVAIGKEISKKLTAEINGFLNPNYVENLRLKIANATVNFDYINKETTELDQASTSAIVYQTNEPQLVVKDIAIQNKDFQNNTLIITYSLTVNDPGFANELLVENKIATISGFDSANFVSDQDKENEKSRLNNLVVNASIINSKIIPSQIDIDNYQNYLTLNLNDSSAMIQVQNILGYDNYLGLIKLEYILVSTDPKYSDIHSEIKTIIVGNNENHFKTEQERINELIINLTRNVSLIKTKESVNKNQTKASSIALNDLIINESFLQNQLAVIWNLKIIKANDENGTLELSYKIKSTQNNLDTITNKNLEVISENSNTLTLSNFLTNEKEALNNEFHVAISASSTLLANKASLVNDVNNLTWSITSASNNWSIIPESKNIVNKDDVNGHLTLSYSVKNNLTNQNIVNLTYVIEGFLTEQERLNNLLNSLSNDQLLNIKNSSLNKLPSEITNSDFEPINSSSLKYNVKVENIEQIDDNNGLVAVKVYLYSTEANLTQIHSSNFKIIQFNNLSSIEVRETQRLEAIKNKLVLDYANKGNIIPISQNINPNKISFKTSDNLNLLDLKVQVIPNSIHIYDFNDVLGKIKVSYILKSLNYNNISIRINESISDSLFNTISGFKTELQRINQINNLGFLYTDSSNILPSEANLTLVSLNQDFGVKLAGVQATNIDDQNGILSFKYKLRSSKYPDIVEQNFRNASLSFQTLSQRKEIEKARLNSLIANLNVAKTFVVQNQNKSKENTKASMIIKEDLLGHIDANEFANIKILRAQNANDENGTVEIVYQLVSTKDNLTDVESNSNTFVLSGFLVNTESDNKEEKARIDSLDLTIDYQNKDTVFASESEQNNYFIVSNNSQVALINVNVIQVNDVLGWAKIHYNLRSTKASFTNSNIVSDTKEFIIYNFKNGLTPDEIKMSDKNEVNALNPTYEYSNKANISADSAIASQIHFAPLPNNSVITDLKITSFDNIERSIHFEYRVAKHSYKSQLVASELKRGIITGFAPKELTSEQEAIKNQLDTSFVPNFKADLANNPNIRVYAMSLNKENAKYYLDLNAPNGITLEVKDVLVDKDNLNQAKVTMRVAKGNISFDYQRVFISKNDIKSVVNKINYSNLDQLFDINYSLLKSLPNAKMLENEKIRNLIFAPKLDKISGFFDYELDLNSLTNEITQVNKSVPINQNDVRAIQEMPTYVIKLKANVKIKFNNQEIKVLKNLSPTKQSNQRDWQNKENISTYFGKAAYNITYKPSAYYQNQPIFNDPSSSRLLDYFKAQAEDIASNNSEYQGIDFDKIQANDPKKHKLFKEIILRNFDFNFDGWTFEGFYDLVPEKDGNKFYIFTDINDPLKGTTSLRFILKLKKDNQEIMFPFHWDSNQIPTSANELLLYNIIENNRISELFKLTEVKSEKTHSDYLASEAWNIFESVYTLPSFGEFAIHLVPENERDSKTREYDNLLGKSYLQFGLYKNGVFQKCHKTVVYTLEGSRLLNRDDFNPTHKEWFDQSDFLGQDYETPSSEIISKINQINSTDFEYNLTRDSKRLIDPKLITDQKAFDKLNYLLKFKSPSSINNVDPNNIIVHPSISNPNDNETSVDIETDLKNDYFIYYFDVQSNYSASEKGTLSFKLGFINKANPKIRYATPNRIYLKNLVNDYALYVYREAIINTITFDNLSINETLKSNLIRDEFINKVKNSSLDQNFVSVQNLSYNSKNLVEIFGNTGSFKFVNPIKVNSLPNSVLVQLAYSPSSFTNKNDTIKTDAWFEISNFRDATNTNSNPNYAEILNQISAQYGMKKVFLTNNKTLRRRRIELNYKDVFFNLDKQNNIVTWTFKKQYYQKLLERQNQEKAKINFHFNTNIAYLDSNAFSRVFKNDKGINVSLDWNELKSKKITQINGTTETVNNKVINYKLTFNLTDEGIDFRYEIIGNNDYKIVGNNVLETLQANSNAPFDNSKAVYFNLSYGATVTIDYLNNINQEVFKEDKTNWFDYKNMSFTNENVPLIIYNKDYNKGAMFEYDPNQNLPYKFHEGYKLDIEYMHYHYEDSRVKDLYNRASLIYLTGAQGTGLFVGKANSDTSDGKMFAITNNHVINNDSTVQDPTQNTRIPQVDLGIATNKYKNSVDNGYDPKDQLYSVPVKIFPFWTGRNQISEDKSDNNKYVDITFYLVDINQIIDKLIEKGRFQTALWYKKLLSLPNLNFNNYNKDNLWYSSQKIKEMSNWETYPEYYTGRLFAGYPDKKLSGYIVNRNTIHDNREIFGLKNDRTKNFTPVFVRGGQSGTGVIDGNGTYISTINSAVGWFSLTSWFGYSSIYSNGKTQEFNYFGIPNPNQDILSIPNINSAASNVMKLNAWDPSIGIPFWIVNPKEFNKK, from the coding sequence ATGAACAAAAATAAAAAGATTTTAATTGTATCTGCAGCAACTGGAGCTGCTGGTGTAATTGGATTAACAACTGGTTTATTTTTTGGTCTTCGAAAAAAACAAGCTCCTGAAAATAAATCAGAAAATAATCCATTTGAAAATTTAAGCATTTCTTTTGATTACCCTAATAAAGAAAATACTTTAACAAGCCAAGCACTTGTAGAAAAAGTAATGGCAACAATTTCTAATAACACCCTTGGAGCTAAATTAGCTTATTTAGGAATTAGTGATATTGCCGATGACTTTATCACTCTTAGCTACCAAGTTGCAATTGGCAAGGAAATTTCTAAGAAGCTCACTGCTGAAATTAATGGATTTTTAAACCCAAATTATGTAGAGAACTTGCGCTTAAAAATTGCAAATGCTACTGTTAATTTTGATTACATCAACAAAGAAACTACTGAACTAGATCAAGCTAGCACTAGCGCAATTGTGTATCAAACAAATGAACCTCAATTAGTTGTTAAAGATATCGCAATTCAAAACAAAGATTTTCAAAACAACACTTTAATCATCACTTATTCACTCACTGTAAATGACCCCGGATTTGCAAATGAGTTATTAGTTGAAAATAAAATAGCTACAATTAGTGGTTTTGATAGTGCTAACTTTGTATCTGATCAAGATAAAGAAAATGAAAAAAGTCGCTTAAATAATTTAGTTGTAAATGCAAGCATTATTAATAGCAAAATAATACCAAGTCAAATTGACATAGATAATTATCAAAATTATCTAACTCTTAATTTAAATGATTCTAGCGCAATGATTCAAGTTCAAAACATTTTAGGATACGATAATTATTTAGGCTTAATTAAGCTTGAATATATTTTAGTTTCTACAGATCCTAAATATAGTGATATTCATTCAGAAATTAAAACAATAATAGTTGGAAATAATGAAAATCACTTTAAAACTGAACAAGAAAGAATAAATGAGCTTATTATTAATTTAACAAGGAATGTTTCTTTAATTAAAACTAAAGAAAGTGTTAATAAAAACCAAACTAAAGCTAGCAGTATTGCCTTAAATGATTTAATTATTAATGAGTCATTTTTACAAAATCAACTTGCTGTGATTTGAAATTTAAAAATAATTAAAGCAAATGATGAAAACGGAACACTTGAATTAAGTTACAAAATCAAATCGACTCAAAATAACTTAGATACTATTACAAATAAAAACTTAGAAGTTATTTCTGAAAATTCAAACACACTTACTTTAAGCAACTTTTTAACCAATGAAAAAGAAGCTTTAAATAATGAATTTCATGTCGCCATTTCTGCTTCAAGTACCTTACTTGCTAATAAGGCAAGTTTGGTAAATGATGTTAATAATTTAACTTGATCAATTACAAGTGCAAGCAATAATTGAAGCATTATCCCTGAAAGTAAAAATATTGTAAATAAAGATGATGTTAATGGACATTTAACCCTATCTTACAGTGTTAAAAACAATTTAACTAATCAAAATATTGTTAATTTAACTTACGTAATTGAAGGTTTTTTAACTGAGCAAGAAAGATTGAATAATCTCTTAAATTCACTTTCAAACGATCAACTTTTAAATATAAAAAACTCTTCACTTAATAAACTTCCCTCTGAAATTACAAATAGTGATTTCGAGCCAATTAACTCAAGCTCGCTTAAATATAATGTTAAAGTTGAAAACATTGAACAAATTGATGATAATAACGGATTAGTCGCAGTTAAAGTTTATCTTTATTCAACTGAAGCTAATTTAACACAAATTCATTCATCAAACTTTAAAATCATTCAGTTTAATAATTTAAGCTCAATTGAAGTAAGAGAAACTCAAAGACTTGAAGCAATTAAAAATAAACTTGTTTTAGATTATGCAAATAAAGGAAATATTATTCCAATTTCACAAAACATAAACCCTAATAAAATTTCATTCAAAACAAGTGATAATTTAAATCTACTAGATCTAAAAGTTCAAGTTATTCCTAATAGCATCCATATTTATGACTTTAATGATGTGCTAGGAAAAATTAAAGTTTCTTACATCTTAAAATCACTAAATTACAATAACATTTCAATTAGAATTAATGAAAGTATTTCTGATAGCTTATTTAACACAATTAGTGGCTTTAAAACTGAATTACAAAGAATTAATCAGATTAATAATTTAGGTTTTTTATACACAGATTCAAGTAATATTTTACCTTCAGAAGCTAATTTAACGTTAGTTTCGCTTAATCAAGATTTCGGAGTAAAGTTAGCTGGTGTTCAAGCAACTAATATTGATGATCAAAACGGAATTTTAAGTTTTAAATATAAGCTTAGATCATCAAAATATCCAGACATTGTTGAGCAAAACTTTAGAAATGCTTCTTTAAGTTTCCAAACATTATCACAAAGAAAAGAAATTGAAAAAGCTCGGTTAAATTCTTTAATTGCCAATTTAAATGTAGCTAAAACATTTGTTGTTCAAAATCAAAACAAATCAAAAGAAAACACTAAAGCTTCAATGATTATTAAAGAAGATCTTTTAGGACATATTGATGCAAATGAATTTGCAAATATAAAAATTTTAAGAGCCCAAAATGCAAATGATGAAAACGGAACTGTTGAAATTGTTTATCAATTAGTTTCAACTAAAGATAACCTCACTGATGTAGAAAGTAATTCAAATACGTTTGTTTTATCAGGTTTTTTAGTTAATACCGAAAGCGATAATAAAGAAGAAAAAGCAAGGATTGACAGTCTTGATTTAACAATTGATTATCAAAACAAAGATACTGTTTTTGCTTCTGAAAGTGAGCAAAATAACTATTTTATAGTATCAAATAACTCTCAAGTAGCTTTAATTAATGTAAATGTAATTCAGGTTAATGATGTACTTGGATGAGCTAAAATTCATTACAACCTTAGATCAACTAAAGCTTCATTTACAAATAGCAACATTGTAAGTGATACTAAAGAATTCATAATTTACAATTTTAAAAACGGATTAACTCCTGATGAAATTAAAATGAGTGATAAAAATGAGGTAAATGCTCTAAATCCAACTTATGAATATTCAAATAAAGCAAACATAAGTGCTGATAGCGCAATTGCAAGTCAAATTCATTTTGCTCCTTTACCTAATAATTCAGTAATTACAGATTTAAAAATTACATCTTTTGATAATATCGAAAGAAGCATTCACTTTGAATACAGAGTCGCAAAACACAGTTATAAAAGTCAGTTAGTTGCTTCAGAGCTTAAAAGAGGAATTATCACCGGATTTGCTCCTAAAGAATTAACAAGCGAGCAAGAAGCAATTAAAAATCAGTTAGATACTTCTTTTGTGCCAAATTTTAAAGCTGATTTAGCAAATAATCCAAATATTAGAGTATATGCAATGAGTCTAAATAAAGAAAATGCTAAATACTATTTAGATTTAAATGCACCTAATGGAATTACTTTAGAAGTCAAAGACGTTTTAGTTGATAAAGATAATCTTAACCAAGCTAAAGTTACAATGAGAGTGGCTAAAGGAAATATAAGTTTTGATTACCAAAGAGTGTTTATTTCTAAAAATGATATTAAGTCAGTGGTAAATAAAATTAATTACTCAAATTTAGATCAACTTTTTGATATTAATTATTCACTTTTAAAAAGCTTGCCTAACGCTAAAATGCTAGAAAATGAAAAAATTAGAAATTTAATTTTTGCCCCTAAATTAGATAAAATTAGTGGATTTTTTGATTATGAATTAGACCTAAATTCCCTTACTAATGAAATTACACAAGTTAATAAATCAGTTCCAATAAACCAAAATGATGTTAGAGCAATTCAAGAAATGCCTACATATGTAATTAAGCTTAAAGCTAATGTGAAAATTAAATTTAATAACCAAGAAATTAAGGTTTTAAAAAATCTTTCACCAACAAAACAAAGCAACCAAAGAGATTGGCAAAACAAAGAAAACATTAGCACTTACTTTGGAAAAGCAGCTTACAACATAACTTACAAACCATCTGCTTATTACCAAAATCAACCTATTTTTAATGATCCTTCTTCAAGTAGGTTACTAGATTATTTCAAAGCTCAAGCTGAGGATATTGCAAGTAATAATTCTGAATACCAAGGAATTGATTTTGATAAAATTCAGGCAAATGATCCTAAAAAACACAAGTTATTTAAAGAGATAATTCTTCGCAATTTTGATTTTAATTTTGATGGATGAACTTTTGAAGGGTTTTATGACTTAGTTCCTGAAAAAGATGGTAATAAATTTTACATCTTTACAGATATTAATGATCCTTTAAAAGGAACAACTTCACTTAGATTTATTTTAAAACTAAAAAAAGATAATCAAGAAATTATGTTCCCGTTCCACTGAGATTCAAATCAAATTCCAACTAGTGCAAACGAGCTTCTTTTATATAACATTATTGAAAATAATAGAATTAGTGAGCTATTTAAACTCACAGAAGTTAAATCAGAAAAAACTCATTCTGATTATCTTGCTTCAGAAGCTTGAAATATCTTTGAATCAGTTTATACACTACCAAGTTTTGGTGAATTTGCAATTCACCTAGTTCCTGAAAATGAAAGAGATAGTAAAACTAGAGAATATGATAACTTGCTTGGTAAAAGTTACTTACAATTTGGACTATACAAAAACGGAGTGTTCCAAAAATGTCATAAAACAGTAGTTTATACTCTTGAAGGTTCAAGATTATTAAATAGAGATGATTTTAATCCAACGCACAAAGAATGATTTGATCAAAGCGACTTTTTAGGTCAAGATTATGAAACTCCTTCTAGTGAGATAATAAGTAAAATCAACCAAATTAATAGCACGGATTTTGAATACAACCTAACTAGAGATAGCAAAAGGTTAATTGATCCAAAGTTAATTACTGATCAAAAAGCATTTGATAAGCTTAATTATCTACTTAAATTTAAATCTCCAAGTTCAATTAACAACGTAGATCCAAACAATATAATCGTGCATCCTTCAATTTCAAATCCAAATGATAACGAAACTAGCGTAGATATTGAAACTGATCTTAAAAATGATTACTTTATTTATTATTTTGATGTACAAAGCAATTATTCAGCTAGTGAAAAAGGAACTTTAAGCTTTAAATTAGGATTTATTAATAAAGCAAATCCAAAAATTAGATACGCTACTCCTAATCGAATTTACTTAAAAAATCTTGTCAATGATTATGCTCTTTATGTTTACAGAGAAGCAATTATCAATACCATAACCTTCGATAATTTAAGCATTAACGAAACATTAAAAAGCAACCTGATAAGAGATGAATTTATTAATAAAGTTAAAAATAGCTCGCTTGATCAAAACTTTGTAAGTGTGCAAAATTTAAGCTACAATTCTAAAAATCTTGTCGAAATTTTTGGTAATACTGGAAGCTTTAAATTTGTTAATCCAATTAAAGTAAACTCACTTCCTAATTCAGTACTTGTGCAACTTGCTTACTCTCCGAGTTCATTTACAAATAAAAATGACACAATTAAAACTGATGCTTGATTTGAAATAAGCAATTTTAGAGATGCTACAAATACAAATTCTAACCCAAATTATGCAGAGATTTTAAACCAAATAAGTGCACAATACGGAATGAAAAAGGTATTTTTAACCAATAATAAAACCTTGCGGAGAAGAAGAATTGAACTTAATTATAAAGATGTATTTTTTAACTTAGATAAACAAAATAATATCGTTACTTGAACTTTTAAAAAGCAATATTATCAAAAGCTTTTAGAAAGACAAAACCAAGAAAAAGCTAAAATTAACTTCCATTTTAATACAAACATCGCTTATTTAGATAGTAATGCATTTAGCAGGGTATTTAAAAATGATAAAGGAATTAATGTTTCTTTAGATTGAAACGAGCTTAAAAGCAAAAAAATTACCCAAATAAATGGAACAACTGAAACAGTTAATAACAAAGTAATTAATTACAAATTAACCTTTAATTTAACTGATGAAGGAATCGACTTTAGGTACGAAATTATAGGCAATAATGACTACAAAATAGTCGGAAATAATGTTTTAGAAACCTTGCAAGCTAACTCAAATGCTCCTTTTGATAATTCTAAAGCAGTTTACTTTAATTTATCTTACGGAGCTACAGTTACAATTGATTATTTAAATAATATTAACCAAGAAGTTTTTAAAGAAGATAAAACCAATTGATTTGATTATAAAAATATGAGCTTCACTAACGAAAATGTGCCTTTAATTATTTACAATAAAGATTACAACAAAGGTGCAATGTTTGAGTATGATCCAAACCAAAATTTACCTTACAAATTCCACGAAGGGTATAAATTAGATATTGAATATATGCACTATCACTATGAAGATTCTAGAGTTAAAGATCTTTATAATCGAGCTTCCTTAATTTATTTAACAGGTGCTCAAGGAACTGGACTTTTTGTAGGTAAAGCTAACTCAGATACCAGTGATGGTAAAATGTTTGCAATCACCAATAACCACGTTATTAATAACGATTCAACTGTGCAAGATCCTACACAAAATACTCGAATACCTCAAGTTGATCTAGGAATTGCAACTAACAAATATAAAAATAGCGTTGATAATGGATATGATCCAAAAGATCAACTTTATTCAGTGCCTGTCAAAATATTCCCATTTTGAACAGGTAGAAATCAAATTAGTGAAGATAAAAGCGATAACAATAAATACGTGGATATTACTTTCTATTTAGTGGACATAAATCAAATTATTGATAAGCTAATTGAAAAAGGCCGCTTCCAAACTGCGCTTTGATATAAGAAATTGCTTAGCTTACCAAATTTAAATTTCAATAATTACAACAAAGATAATCTTTGATATTCATCTCAAAAAATCAAAGAAATGTCTAATTGAGAAACTTATCCAGAATATTACACAGGAAGATTATTTGCAGGTTATCCAGATAAAAAATTAAGTGGTTATATTGTTAATCGAAACACAATTCATGATAACCGTGAAATTTTCGGATTAAAAAATGATCGAACCAAAAACTTTACCCCTGTTTTTGTTCGTGGTGGTCAAAGCGGAACCGGAGTTATTGATGGAAATGGAACATACATTTCAACAATTAACTCAGCTGTTGGTTGATTCTCACTAACTTCTTGATTTGGATATTCAAGCATTTATAGCAATGGTAAAACTCAAGAATTTAATTACTTTGGAATTCCAAATCCAAATCAAGATATTCTATCAATTCCAAATATTAATTCAGCTGCTTCAAACGTAATGAAACTTAATGCTTGAGATCCTTCAATTGGCATTCCTTTCTGAATAGTTAATCCAAAAGAATTTAACAAAAAATAA
- a CDS encoding LemA family protein: MANLFDQRNPEPQETEFNPAADNRAKGPKYGTAVKVIWYLSFLLIFPLIFHLVKRNSFFKMQNAINEASSGIDVQLAKRADTLTKLVDQVRSYKVHEASVFEDVAKYRNLVNAGNGVAHAEEIQKMNDSIFGRLMAVYENYPELKADKLYKELMDQTTYIERELAAARRLYNGKVNNFNTEIFMIPSSIVASTMGLVTAPLYRASSKQREDVSMANL, translated from the coding sequence ATGGCAAATTTATTCGATCAAAGAAATCCAGAACCTCAAGAAACAGAATTTAACCCAGCTGCTGATAATAGAGCAAAAGGCCCAAAATATGGTACAGCAGTAAAAGTTATTTGATATTTATCATTTTTACTTATTTTCCCCCTTATTTTTCACCTTGTAAAAAGAAACAGCTTCTTTAAAATGCAAAATGCAATTAACGAAGCCTCTTCAGGAATTGATGTGCAACTTGCAAAAAGAGCTGATACATTAACAAAACTTGTTGACCAAGTAAGAAGCTACAAAGTGCACGAAGCTTCAGTTTTTGAAGATGTTGCTAAATACCGTAATTTAGTTAATGCAGGTAATGGTGTAGCACATGCTGAAGAAATCCAAAAAATGAATGATTCTATTTTTGGGCGTTTAATGGCTGTTTATGAAAACTACCCAGAACTTAAAGCTGATAAGTTATACAAAGAATTAATGGATCAAACAACATACATTGAAAGAGAACTTGCTGCTGCTAGAAGACTTTACAACGGAAAAGTTAACAACTTCAACACAGAAATCTTTATGATTCCTTCTTCTATTGTTGCTTCAACAATGGGACTTGTAACAGCTCCTTTATATAGAGCAAGCTCAAAACAAAGAGAAGATGTTTCAATGGCAAATCTTTAA
- a CDS encoding DUF3784 domain-containing protein, with product MHQNDLTYDQFVIRTKNVLKDDLLTFITRNKANKEQRSLYNKALMQFILYILFFVIVTGFLIVFFWSSFTNTDLFIITRVLIVIGIVMNLLMLYHQIKRYLKARTKYIKFIIDNSTPENLYNKLFEFLVPNLKLLAKNEKADQLYQNNEEDPNNKELRRRINFYKSENFNKYYLAQNEAKMALEINGYPVYIWHNTWVKHDSHNKTKDTIEGAHLEIITKQNHKFLDEKFYIEFFSKKLFAHKNKLELQDLSLNKLFSIYSNDKEKASSLFDDKAIEAIIFLIKNGVFHTFKNPFAIFENHQRFAINFEMKIPYFGAIRPTWSLKNEKLLEISIKSMLYNCYSIYSLISIMNKTNYFR from the coding sequence ATGCATCAAAATGATTTAACTTATGATCAATTTGTTATAAGGACAAAGAACGTATTAAAAGATGATTTGCTCACTTTTATCACTAGAAATAAGGCAAATAAAGAACAAAGAAGCTTGTATAATAAAGCGCTTATGCAATTTATCTTATATATTTTATTTTTTGTAATTGTTACTGGATTTTTAATTGTCTTTTTTTGATCTTCATTTACTAATACAGATTTATTTATTATTACGAGAGTTCTAATCGTTATAGGAATTGTAATGAACCTTCTAATGCTATATCATCAAATAAAAAGGTATTTAAAAGCTAGGACTAAGTACATAAAATTTATCATTGATAATTCAACTCCAGAGAATTTATACAATAAACTTTTTGAATTTTTAGTTCCAAATTTAAAGTTACTTGCTAAAAATGAAAAAGCAGATCAGTTATATCAAAATAACGAAGAAGATCCGAATAACAAAGAACTCAGAAGAAGAATTAACTTTTACAAATCTGAAAATTTTAACAAGTATTATTTAGCACAAAATGAAGCTAAAATGGCTTTAGAAATTAATGGATATCCTGTTTATATTTGACACAATACTTGGGTTAAACATGATTCACATAACAAAACTAAAGATACTATAGAAGGTGCTCATTTAGAAATTATTACTAAGCAAAATCATAAGTTTCTTGATGAAAAATTCTACATTGAATTTTTTAGCAAAAAGCTTTTTGCTCATAAAAATAAGCTTGAATTACAAGATCTTTCGCTTAATAAACTTTTTAGCATTTATAGTAACGATAAAGAAAAAGCTTCATCATTATTTGATGATAAAGCTATTGAAGCAATTATTTTCTTAATTAAAAATGGAGTGTTTCACACTTTTAAAAACCCATTTGCTATCTTTGAAAATCATCAAAGATTCGCAATTAATTTTGAAATGAAAATTCCTTACTTTGGCGCCATTAGACCTACTTGATCTTTAAAAAATGAGAAGCTTTTAGAAATATCAATTAAGTCAATGTTGTACAACTGCTACAGCATTTATTCGCTAATTTCAATAATGAATAAAACAAACTATTTTAGGTAA
- a CDS encoding aldehyde dehydrogenase family protein, with protein MNKNISLNYQIRINLLKKLKEAIFANQNEILQALKEDMNKSHYESTLTEIIPTITEINFFLSQKQSRIKFKKIGGIFSKYGYIYNPKGNVLIMNSWNYPFQLLFIPLIGSIIAGNYNTLKFHPYLNKLNKVMEKIILQIDSENRYIKIDKFLTIEQTLQEFTFDFVFFTGSYTTSQIILKNIDINKTDYCFELGGKSPFIVTKDANIKKAAKMFIYAKMMNFGQTCVAPDYIFIDKAISNLFMQKLDKLLQKILEKDPKLNELVNLIPLNKAGLLEHSLGATKLNDKKVMPKFFKENNLDSVAYKEEIFAPVAPIFEYEHISEFEQVYKLNPNPLSMYIFSNSKKDQNFFTSFIAGNYMINNTMGILEDNKLSFGGIKQSGKGRYRGFASLELFSHKSSYTQIRFDLLFKLKNLPYTAKKEKILNLYLKMLKFFKF; from the coding sequence ATGAATAAAAACATTTCCTTAAATTATCAAATTCGTATCAATTTACTTAAAAAGCTTAAAGAAGCTATTTTTGCTAACCAAAATGAAATTTTGCAAGCTTTAAAAGAAGATATGAATAAAAGTCATTATGAATCAACCTTAACTGAAATTATTCCTACTATCACTGAAATTAACTTCTTTTTATCTCAAAAACAAAGCAGAATTAAGTTTAAAAAAATAGGTGGAATTTTCTCTAAATATGGATATATCTACAATCCAAAAGGAAATGTTTTAATTATGAATTCTTGAAATTATCCATTTCAACTTTTATTTATTCCTCTTATTGGTTCAATTATTGCAGGGAATTACAATACTTTAAAATTCCACCCTTATTTAAATAAATTAAATAAGGTAATGGAGAAGATTATTTTACAAATAGACTCAGAAAATAGATATATAAAAATTGATAAGTTTTTAACAATCGAACAAACTCTTCAAGAGTTTACTTTTGATTTTGTCTTTTTCACTGGCAGCTATACAACTTCACAAATTATCCTAAAAAACATTGATATAAATAAAACTGACTACTGCTTTGAACTTGGTGGTAAATCTCCATTTATTGTTACTAAAGATGCTAATATTAAAAAAGCGGCCAAAATGTTTATTTATGCAAAGATGATGAATTTTGGACAAACCTGTGTAGCACCTGATTATATTTTTATTGATAAAGCTATTTCAAACCTGTTTATGCAAAAGCTAGATAAATTACTCCAAAAAATACTTGAAAAAGATCCAAAACTAAATGAGCTTGTTAACTTAATTCCACTTAATAAGGCAGGACTTTTAGAGCACTCCTTAGGTGCTACAAAACTTAATGATAAAAAAGTTATGCCTAAGTTTTTTAAAGAAAATAATTTAGATTCAGTAGCTTACAAGGAAGAAATTTTTGCTCCAGTTGCTCCAATTTTTGAATATGAACATATCAGTGAATTTGAGCAAGTTTACAAGCTAAATCCCAATCCGCTTAGCATGTATATTTTTAGTAATAGCAAAAAAGATCAAAACTTCTTCACTTCATTTATAGCTGGAAATTATATGATCAACAACACAATGGGAATTCTAGAAGATAATAAATTATCATTTGGTGGAATTAAACAAAGTGGAAAAGGAAGGTATCGTGGATTTGCTTCCCTAGAATTATTTAGCCATAAAAGTTCATATACTCAAATAAGGTTTGATTTACTTTTTAAATTAAAAAATTTACCTTATACAGCTAAAAAAGAAAAAATTCTAAATTTATATTTAAAAATGCTTAAGTTTTTTAAATTTTAA